The window GCCTGCTGCGCGTGACGGTGCGTCTGGTGAACCGCACGCCGATGGACATTCCCGTCGTCGCCACCACCGACTGGGCCGACGCGCAAGGGCGGCCGATCCGCAGCACGGTCTCGGCCCCGCGCCGGCTGACCGTTCCGCGCTTTGGCGATGCCGTCGTCGACAGTGTCGCTCCCCGCGCCACCGCAGCCGCTTTCCGTGTCCGGGTCGAATTCGACCCGGCGGCGCCCTGAGACTTCTTCCGCCAGAGACTTCTTCAGAATGAGACACAGCATGCCCCACTCCTTCCGCGGCCGCATGGCCCGGCTGTTCGCCGTCACCGCGCTTGTCGGTCTCACCGCCTGCGTCCAGACCACCACCCAAACGACGATGATCGATCCACGCGCCGACCGCAGCGCCATCGGTGCCGGGCTGGACATGCGGGACTTCGAGACCG is drawn from Azospirillum sp. TSH100 and contains these coding sequences:
- a CDS encoding YcfL family protein, which encodes MRMPSSLAAAAMIAIGLGLGLTACAPVPPPPAPPPTDPRVFILPDVPITADAPAVSTQAGLLRVTVRLVNRTPMDIPVVATTDWADAQGRPIRSTVSAPRRLTVPRFGDAVVDSVAPRATAAAFRVRVEFDPAAP